The Cetobacterium somerae ATCC BAA-474 genome includes a window with the following:
- a CDS encoding DUF6305 family protein: protein MKKFFTTMLFFILGVLAFGEKFEKPVLLTSVGQSADVQMVSVLLKKAGVEATLDKNITGDKLGADKTVVIAIGGSSKGLGAAGIKVEDELARTEQLLKAAKDKGIKIVGLHVGGEQRRGELSDKFVNATVGECDYLIVVEDGNKDQLFTKVAEEKKIPLVLVPKISGAVEPLKEIF from the coding sequence ATGAAAAAATTTTTTACAACAATGTTATTTTTTATTTTAGGAGTACTAGCTTTTGGAGAAAAATTTGAAAAACCTGTGTTATTAACTTCAGTAGGGCAAAGTGCTGATGTACAAATGGTAAGTGTGTTATTAAAAAAAGCTGGAGTTGAAGCAACTTTAGATAAAAATATCACTGGGGATAAGTTGGGAGCAGATAAGACAGTTGTAATAGCAATTGGAGGAAGCTCAAAAGGACTTGGAGCAGCTGGAATAAAAGTAGAAGATGAGTTAGCTAGAACTGAGCAACTACTAAAGGCTGCTAAAGATAAAGGAATAAAAATAGTTGGATTACATGTTGGTGGAGAGCAAAGAAGAGGAGAGTTATCTGATAAATTTGTAAACGCAACTGTTGGAGAGTGTGATTATTTAATCGTAGTTGAAGATGGAAATAAAGATCAACTATTTACAAAAGTAGCTGAAGAAAAGAAAATACCTTTAGTTCTTGTTCCTAAAATAAGTGGAGCAGTAGAGCCTCTAAAAGAGATTTTTTAA
- a CDS encoding TRAP transporter large permease subunit produces MSQELIIFLGMIIVFTFSCFKLKLPVSIAMVLSAVTGTLMSGNGIHVRHLVEGMFGYIDTILVIATAMIFMKTIQEIGTLNALSASILKKFHSTPWVLLIFLMIVSMFPGMITGSSTAAVLTAGSIVAPILMLVGIPIVETATIIAIGGILGMIAPPVNVPAMIIGGGIDMPYVGFTIPLLLLTIPVAIFTVLYLGLKYVKKINYDEIKSKINLEDIEKYGWKLYLPIILGVVLMVLGKVMPTIFNLGMPLIFLISALVGLFCGKKVNFIAVSKEAIKETLPVLGILMGVGMFIQVMTLTGVRGFIVVNSLSLPPAMIYVAMAITIPLFGAVSSFGAASVLGVPFLMVFLAQNQIITASSISFIAGLGDLMPPTALAGIFAAQVVGLKDYSLVLKKSIVPALVIIVYSILFIVFSKEIASIIY; encoded by the coding sequence GTGTCGCAAGAATTGATAATATTTTTAGGAATGATAATAGTTTTTACATTTTCATGTTTTAAACTGAAGTTACCTGTGAGTATAGCTATGGTTTTGTCAGCTGTAACAGGAACTTTAATGAGTGGTAATGGAATCCATGTGAGACACTTAGTTGAAGGGATGTTTGGATATATTGATACTATTCTTGTAATAGCAACAGCTATGATTTTTATGAAAACTATTCAAGAGATTGGAACATTGAATGCTTTAAGTGCATCGATATTAAAAAAGTTTCATTCAACACCATGGGTTCTACTAATTTTTTTAATGATTGTTAGTATGTTTCCAGGAATGATAACAGGATCTTCAACGGCAGCAGTATTAACAGCAGGAAGCATAGTAGCTCCAATACTTATGTTAGTGGGAATACCAATTGTTGAAACTGCAACAATTATTGCAATAGGTGGAATACTAGGAATGATTGCACCTCCTGTAAATGTACCAGCAATGATAATTGGTGGAGGAATAGATATGCCTTATGTTGGATTTACAATTCCTCTTCTTTTACTAACAATTCCAGTAGCTATTTTTACGGTGCTTTACTTGGGATTAAAATATGTAAAAAAAATAAATTATGATGAGATAAAATCTAAAATAAATCTAGAAGATATTGAAAAATATGGTTGGAAACTTTATTTACCAATAATCTTAGGTGTTGTTTTAATGGTTTTAGGAAAAGTTATGCCAACTATATTTAATTTAGGAATGCCTTTAATATTTTTAATAAGTGCTTTAGTTGGTTTATTTTGTGGTAAAAAAGTTAACTTTATAGCTGTTTCAAAAGAAGCGATAAAAGAAACATTGCCAGTTTTAGGAATTCTGATGGGAGTTGGAATGTTTATTCAAGTGATGACTCTTACTGGAGTTAGAGGATTTATAGTTGTAAATAGTTTAAGTTTACCACCAGCAATGATCTATGTGGCTATGGCAATAACAATTCCATTATTTGGAGCTGTATCATCTTTTGGAGCTGCATCAGTTTTAGGAGTACCATTCTTAATGGTATTTTTAGCACAAAACCAGATAATAACAGCATCATCAATCTCTTTTATAGCTGGATTAGGAGATTTAATGCCACCAACAGCTCTAGCGGGAATATTTGCTGCTCAGGTAGTTGGATTAAAAGACTATTCATTAGTTTTAAAAAAATCAATCGTTCCAGCTTTGGTAATTATAGTTTACTCTATCCTGTTTATAGTTTTCTCTAAAGAGATAGCTTCGATAATATATTAG
- the ggt gene encoding gamma-glutamyltransferase, whose product MKKRYLLGAVAVTFFSFSSLKADFKPFDENGNMIRTGRGAEGKVGIVSTSKYEASKIGMDVLKKGGNAIDAAVAAGFALGVAEPNSSGLGGGGFMLIRIAKTGETVFIDFRERAPKNSAPKMWVLDKDGKVVDNEKVEGGKAAGVPGEVAGLLYALEKYGTMSREDVIRPAADLAKNGFVVTPTLSGDMKNKYDLMVKYPEFGKTFLTADGFPYETGDTFKNEDMAKTLDLIIKNGKDGFYKGEVAESIVGTLNKYGGVFTMEDLANYEPRIRKPVVGNYRGYEVISSPAPSSGGAVVVQILNILENFNVGDMEVNSPEYLHLFSEAFKLSYADRAKYMGDTDYTPVPLKGLTSKKYAKDLSQKIDMSKSQESIAHDPWQYESDDTTHYSIADKEGNMVSVTKTVNGIFGNGVVADGYGFVLNNEMDDFVTGEGHPNSVAPGKTPLSSMSPTIVLKNGEPFMVLGSPGATKIISTVSQVISKVVDHDMGMQEAIDAPRMFDNTSNKINVETRITPETVDKLKVLGHEVNETSEWDRGMGSVQGVLYKKDGTLEGGADPRRDGKAVGI is encoded by the coding sequence ATGAAAAAAAGATATTTATTAGGAGCAGTGGCAGTAACATTTTTTTCTTTTAGCAGTTTAAAAGCTGATTTTAAACCATTTGATGAGAACGGGAATATGATTAGAACTGGTAGAGGAGCAGAGGGGAAAGTTGGAATAGTTTCTACAAGTAAGTATGAGGCTAGTAAAATTGGAATGGATGTTTTAAAAAAGGGAGGAAATGCAATTGATGCAGCAGTAGCAGCAGGGTTTGCTTTAGGTGTTGCAGAACCAAATTCATCTGGATTAGGTGGAGGTGGATTTATGTTAATAAGAATTGCTAAAACTGGAGAAACAGTATTTATTGATTTTAGAGAGAGAGCACCGAAAAATTCAGCACCAAAAATGTGGGTACTGGATAAAGATGGAAAAGTAGTGGATAATGAAAAAGTTGAAGGTGGAAAAGCAGCTGGAGTTCCAGGAGAGGTAGCAGGATTATTGTATGCTTTAGAAAAATATGGAACTATGTCAAGAGAGGATGTAATCAGACCAGCAGCAGATTTAGCAAAAAATGGTTTTGTTGTAACACCAACACTATCAGGAGATATGAAAAATAAATATGATTTAATGGTTAAATATCCTGAGTTTGGAAAAACTTTTTTAACGGCAGATGGGTTTCCTTATGAAACTGGGGATACTTTTAAAAATGAAGATATGGCTAAAACACTTGATTTAATAATAAAAAATGGTAAGGATGGATTCTATAAAGGTGAAGTAGCTGAATCTATTGTTGGAACTTTAAATAAGTATGGTGGAGTATTCACAATGGAAGATTTAGCAAATTATGAACCAAGAATTAGAAAACCTGTGGTAGGAAACTATAGAGGGTATGAGGTTATATCATCACCAGCTCCAAGTTCAGGAGGAGCAGTAGTTGTACAAATATTAAATATTTTAGAAAACTTTAACGTTGGAGATATGGAAGTAAACTCTCCAGAGTATTTACACCTTTTCTCTGAAGCATTTAAGTTATCTTATGCTGATAGAGCAAAATACATGGGAGATACAGATTATACTCCAGTACCTTTAAAGGGGTTAACATCTAAAAAATATGCAAAAGATTTATCACAAAAAATTGATATGTCTAAATCACAAGAAAGTATTGCTCATGATCCGTGGCAATATGAGTCAGATGATACAACTCACTATTCGATAGCAGATAAAGAAGGGAATATGGTTTCAGTAACTAAAACTGTAAATGGAATTTTCGGAAACGGAGTAGTGGCAGATGGATATGGATTTGTTTTAAATAATGAGATGGATGATTTTGTTACAGGAGAGGGACATCCAAACTCAGTGGCTCCAGGAAAAACTCCTTTAAGTTCAATGTCACCAACAATTGTACTGAAAAATGGAGAGCCATTCATGGTATTGGGATCACCAGGGGCTACAAAAATTATAAGTACAGTATCTCAGGTAATAAGCAAAGTTGTAGATCACGATATGGGAATGCAAGAGGCTATTGATGCTCCAAGAATGTTTGATAATACATCTAATAAAATAAATGTTGAAACGAGAATTACTCCTGAAACTGTAGATAAATTAAAGGTTTTAGGGCATGAAGTAAATGAAACATCAGAATGGGATAGAGGAATGGGATCAGTTCAAGGAGTTCTATATAAAAAAGATGGAACATTAGAGGGTGGAGCAGATCCAAGAAGAGATGGAAAAGCTGTAGGTATTTAA